The following are encoded in a window of Staphylospora marina genomic DNA:
- a CDS encoding MBL fold metallo-hydrolase — protein sequence MEIAWIIGVLLILMLVLPLAGMWFRFRRAPRPQKKEPDLMLDPASWNDDEVTIGWVGHSTVLINMYGVKILTDPVLGPKVGVHLGIGDWQIGPARHTEPAVSLDALGQVDLILLSHAHMDHFDLPTLKKLARPETTVITARGTSRLLRKLRFGKVMELGGEDRVDLPDGLRVTAVPVRHWGNRFPWNRDYEYTGYLIEKKGTRLFFPGDTAWTPDFVKLRKHGPIDLAFMPIGAYSPDSFQANHCTPEQAWSMFLDTGAKWLVPIHWDTFVLSFEPVDEPLKRLLRAAGDETHRIVIRKHGEQVRLVGEHATATGRR from the coding sequence ATGGAAATTGCATGGATCATCGGTGTTCTGCTGATTCTGATGCTCGTTCTTCCACTTGCAGGGATGTGGTTCCGTTTCCGGCGAGCACCGCGTCCGCAGAAAAAGGAACCGGATCTCATGTTGGATCCTGCTTCCTGGAATGACGACGAAGTGACGATCGGATGGGTGGGCCATTCCACGGTCCTGATCAACATGTACGGCGTGAAGATCCTCACCGATCCCGTCCTGGGGCCCAAGGTGGGTGTTCATCTCGGCATCGGCGACTGGCAAATCGGACCGGCCCGGCACACGGAACCCGCCGTTTCTTTGGACGCCCTGGGGCAGGTGGATCTGATCCTGCTGTCCCATGCGCACATGGACCATTTCGATCTGCCGACGCTGAAGAAATTGGCGAGACCGGAAACAACCGTCATCACCGCCCGGGGAACTTCCCGCCTGTTGCGGAAATTGCGGTTCGGAAAAGTGATGGAGCTGGGCGGGGAAGACCGCGTCGATCTTCCGGACGGACTGCGGGTGACGGCGGTGCCGGTCAGGCATTGGGGGAACCGGTTCCCATGGAACCGCGATTACGAATATACGGGCTATTTGATTGAAAAAAAGGGAACCCGGTTGTTCTTCCCCGGTGACACCGCGTGGACTCCGGATTTCGTGAAACTGAGAAAACATGGCCCGATCGACTTGGCGTTCATGCCGATCGGCGCTTACAGTCCCGACTCGTTCCAAGCCAACCATTGCACGCCCGAACAGGCATGGTCCATGTTTCTGGACACCGGGGCCAAATGGTTGGTGCCCATTCACTGGGACACGTTCGTGCTTTCTTTCGAACCGGTGGACGAACCTTTGAAACGGTTGCTGCGGGCGGCCGGAGATGAAACACACCGCATCGTGATTCGCAAACACGGAGAGCAGGTGCGGTTGGTCGGGGAACACGCGACGGCCACGGGGCGCCGGTGA
- a CDS encoding PH domain-containing protein: protein MFKKMASDMLGLSDIGTIIKPEDYDKVDADDYVMHEDGEKIYFLIKSKSDEYCFTNKALIHLDGTSATNKKRTLRRWAYDIHPVTKVSLETAGNLDMDVEIKFHIGTNAYSIDVRKDQINELKDLYKALLKIEEIQRDNKVLLELAQQSLDVASGTLRTIRNSEESLVGQFKELNEAAFSWLVEARNRYSVKDFGHVFELFINN from the coding sequence ATGTTCAAAAAAATGGCGTCGGATATGCTTGGTCTGAGTGACATCGGAACCATCATCAAGCCTGAAGATTATGACAAGGTAGACGCGGACGATTACGTCATGCACGAGGACGGGGAAAAAATCTATTTCCTGATCAAGTCCAAGTCCGATGAGTACTGCTTCACCAACAAAGCCCTGATCCATTTGGACGGAACCAGCGCCACCAACAAGAAACGGACGTTGCGCCGCTGGGCGTATGACATCCATCCCGTTACCAAAGTGTCTCTGGAAACGGCCGGCAACCTGGACATGGATGTGGAGATCAAATTTCACATCGGCACCAACGCCTATTCGATCGACGTGCGCAAAGACCAGATCAACGAGCTGAAGGACCTGTACAAGGCTTTGCTGAAAATCGAAGAAATCCAGCGGGACAACAAGGTTCTGCTTGAGCTGGCGCAACAGAGCCTGGACGTGGCTTCCGGAACGCTTCGCACGATCCGCAATTCGGAAGAAAGCTTGGTCGGTCAGTTCAAGGAACTCAACGAAGCGGCTTTCTCCTGGCTGGTGGAAGCCAGAAACCGCTATTCGGTCAAAGACTTCGGCCACGTGTTTGAGTTGTTCATCAACAACTGA
- a CDS encoding VanZ family protein gives MYGDNKFLYPLLNLVPVVAFFVFDLVREKRIHPFYGFLRSAYYVYLFFVYINIVSYIPYERYFNLPMLPEEMHRFPRYNLIPFETITGSITPLNIYGNLLVLLPLGMFLPLLYPRISSAKQVFVVAFLTVLGLETIQFIVSYFDGMVYEYAEGRAFDIDDFLLNVTGSMVGYALWKKVLEPLLKRWKMIPKIPEQTELLS, from the coding sequence TTGTATGGAGACAACAAGTTTTTATATCCTTTATTGAATTTGGTGCCTGTGGTTGCGTTTTTTGTCTTTGACCTGGTTCGTGAAAAGCGAATCCATCCGTTTTACGGATTCCTGAGAAGTGCATATTATGTTTATCTCTTTTTTGTCTATATCAACATTGTGTCATATATCCCGTATGAACGGTATTTTAATCTTCCGATGCTCCCTGAAGAAATGCACAGATTCCCCAGATACAATCTCATTCCCTTTGAGACCATCACAGGCAGTATCACTCCTTTGAATATCTACGGCAACTTGTTGGTCTTGCTTCCGTTGGGAATGTTTTTGCCGCTGTTGTATCCGCGCATTTCCAGTGCAAAACAAGTGTTTGTCGTTGCCTTTTTGACGGTCTTGGGGCTGGAAACCATTCAATTCATCGTGTCTTATTTCGATGGAATGGTTTATGAATACGCTGAAGGGCGAGCTTTTGATATCGATGATTTCCTGCTGAACGTCACCGGGTCCATGGTTGGGTATGCACTGTGGAAAAAAGTGTTGGAACCCCTTTTGAAAAGATGGAAAATGATCCCGAAGATCCCGGAACAAACAGAGTTGCTCTCCTGA
- the recQ gene encoding DNA helicase RecQ encodes MLPTLADAERMLRKHFGYPSFRPGQRRIIESLLAGRDTMGIMPTGGGKSVCYQIPALLFPGITVVISPLISLMKDQVDRLLLHGIPATFLNSTLSPEEADERIRRLMAGEYKLLYIAPERLESERFHTIFQRLPVDLVTVDEAHCISQWGHDFRPSYRTMAEKILGLPKKPLIMALTATATPDVREDITSLLGIPRDAVHTMPVRRNNLSFFVRREEDRTAFIRSRLARSPDKTGIIYCSTRKEVDKLYTALQSAGVAAARYHAGMDEREREHAQERFARDQVQVIVATNAFGMGIDKSNVRFVIHHNLPRNLESYYQEAGRAGRDGEPGECILLWNPGDMVIQRHLIDQSGLSPERKELERDKLRCMVRYAVHTDCLQVFIARYFGEEEAEPCGLCGPCRSVHGEKEDVTGEALKIFSCVKRMGERFGLTLLSKTLRGSKNIRLKQFGLDRLSTYGIMNDRTEKEIRHLCHRLLAEGYLAQTDEEELYPTIRLTAKAVDVLKGKRRALVAAEETHGRESSERPESGLYDILRELRKEIAEREQIPPYVIFHDSTLREMCRRLPVTPEQFRAIPGVGEAKLARYGQPFLDKIRTFVRETAPGSPRRPKPGPSSRPEAKVPTHVITWNMWRDGKSVEEIARLRNLKRGTIEDHLFRCGMEGFPLDWSTFIPAEHEARIMQAIERLGAHKLRPIKEALPEEVSYMAIKAAVAKREMLLRSKPPVTGSR; translated from the coding sequence ATGCTCCCCACGCTGGCGGACGCGGAACGGATGCTCAGAAAGCATTTCGGATATCCTTCCTTCCGCCCCGGACAGCGGCGCATCATCGAAAGCCTGTTGGCGGGTCGGGACACCATGGGCATCATGCCGACCGGCGGCGGAAAATCCGTCTGCTACCAGATTCCCGCCCTGCTGTTTCCCGGAATCACCGTGGTCATTTCGCCGCTGATCTCCCTGATGAAAGACCAGGTGGACCGGCTCCTGCTGCACGGCATCCCGGCCACGTTTCTCAACAGCACCCTGTCTCCGGAGGAAGCGGATGAACGAATCCGCCGGCTGATGGCCGGTGAATACAAATTGTTGTACATCGCCCCGGAGCGACTGGAATCGGAACGGTTTCACACCATCTTTCAACGGCTCCCCGTGGATCTGGTCACGGTGGACGAAGCGCACTGCATCTCGCAGTGGGGACATGATTTTCGCCCCAGTTACCGGACGATGGCCGAGAAAATCCTCGGTCTTCCCAAAAAACCTCTCATCATGGCATTGACCGCCACGGCCACGCCCGATGTGCGCGAAGACATCACCTCCCTCCTGGGAATCCCCCGGGACGCCGTTCACACCATGCCCGTGCGGCGAAACAATCTCTCATTCTTCGTTCGCCGCGAAGAAGACCGAACCGCCTTCATTCGCTCCCGTCTCGCCCGCTCTCCGGACAAGACCGGCATCATCTACTGCTCCACGCGCAAGGAAGTGGATAAGTTGTATACGGCGCTCCAATCTGCCGGAGTGGCCGCCGCCCGGTATCATGCCGGCATGGACGAGCGGGAGCGGGAACACGCTCAAGAACGGTTCGCCCGCGATCAGGTGCAAGTGATCGTCGCCACCAACGCTTTCGGGATGGGCATCGACAAATCCAATGTGCGCTTTGTCATCCACCACAACCTGCCGCGCAATCTGGAGAGTTACTACCAGGAAGCGGGGCGGGCCGGACGGGACGGAGAGCCGGGAGAATGCATCCTGCTGTGGAACCCGGGCGACATGGTGATCCAGCGCCACCTGATCGACCAGTCCGGGCTCTCCCCGGAGCGGAAAGAGTTGGAGAGGGACAAGCTTCGCTGCATGGTCCGTTACGCCGTCCACACCGACTGCCTGCAAGTGTTCATCGCCCGCTACTTCGGAGAAGAAGAGGCGGAACCCTGCGGCTTGTGCGGTCCCTGCCGGTCCGTACACGGGGAGAAGGAGGATGTGACCGGCGAGGCCCTGAAAATCTTCTCCTGCGTCAAACGAATGGGAGAACGCTTCGGCCTTACGTTGCTATCCAAAACGCTGCGCGGTTCCAAAAACATCCGGCTGAAGCAGTTCGGGCTGGATCGGCTTTCTACATACGGCATCATGAACGACCGGACGGAAAAGGAAATCCGTCATCTTTGCCACCGTCTGCTGGCGGAAGGCTACCTCGCCCAGACGGACGAAGAGGAGCTTTACCCGACGATCCGCCTCACCGCCAAGGCGGTGGACGTGCTGAAAGGAAAGCGGCGTGCCCTGGTGGCCGCGGAAGAGACCCACGGCCGCGAATCTTCCGAACGGCCGGAATCCGGTCTGTACGACATCCTGCGCGAGCTGCGCAAAGAGATCGCCGAACGGGAGCAAATCCCGCCCTACGTCATCTTCCACGACAGCACCCTCAGGGAAATGTGTCGCCGCCTACCCGTCACTCCGGAGCAGTTTCGGGCGATTCCCGGGGTCGGGGAAGCAAAACTGGCACGGTACGGCCAGCCGTTTCTGGACAAAATCCGCACCTTCGTCCGGGAAACGGCTCCCGGCTCCCCCCGTCGGCCCAAACCGGGTCCGTCCTCCAGACCGGAGGCCAAAGTGCCTACCCATGTCATCACCTGGAACATGTGGCGGGACGGCAAAAGCGTGGAAGAGATCGCCCGGCTGCGCAATCTGAAGCGGGGAACCATCGAAGATCACCTGTTCCGCTGCGGCATGGAAGGATTCCCCCTCGACTGGAGCACCTTCATCCCCGCCGAACACGAAGCACGGATCATGCAGGCCATCGAACGGCTCGGCGCCCACAAACTCCGTCCGATCAAGGAGGCCTTGCCGGAAGAAGTCAGCTACATGGCCATCAAGGCCGCCGTCGCCAAAAGGGAAATGCTGCTCAGGAGCAAACCTCCCGTGACCGGGAGCCGGTAA